Proteins co-encoded in one Brassica rapa cultivar Chiifu-401-42 chromosome A02, CAAS_Brap_v3.01, whole genome shotgun sequence genomic window:
- the LOC103851563 gene encoding receptor-like protein kinase At5g59670 isoform X1 yields MESSLVLWLMLIATLAIIHSVQAQDQQGFISLDCGLPENEQSPYNDTTTGLNFSSDATFIQSGKTGKIQASSVGRLMKPYTTVRYFPDGTRNCYSLNVQSWRRYLIRATFTYGNYDGLNVQPVFDLYLGPNLWATIDFETDVNGTRKEILHTTTSNSLNICLVKTGETTPLISTLELRPMENSCYITKSGSLYLHHRSYLRKSGSNLRYSSDTYDRIWRPYFQMEWTNISTDLDVFSSNKYAPPQDALKNAATPTNASAPLKIEWSSANPDAQYYLYTHFAELQDLQANETREFNILWNGENYYGPLTPGKYSLTILSRSPRTCEGVRCSVQLIRTNISTLPPLLNAYEVYTVIQFPQSETDESDVSATRSIAASYALSRINWQGDPCFPQQLRWDGLNCTNADVSVPPRITSLNLSSSGLTGTIAAAIQSLTQLEKLDLSNNNLTGGVPEFLGNMKSLMFINLSGNNLNGSIPQALQRKGLELTVKGNPRLRVSDSSRKPLKKKVFVSIVASVASAAIAIAVLLLFLVHIKKRSKAVEDLPRPQSTPTVNDTFANKNSRRFTYSEVLKMTNNFQRVLGKGGFGMVYHGSINGSQQVAVKLLSQSSTQGYKEFKAEVDLLLRVHHTNLVTLVGYCYEGDHLALIYEFLPNGDLKQHLSGKGGRPIINWRIRLQIALEAALGLEYLHIGCTPPMVHRDVKTANILLDENFKTKLADFGLSRSFQGGCESQDSTVIAGTCGYLDPEYCRTSRLAEKSDVYSYGVVLLEMITNQPVISEKCHIAEWVGSTLKRGDITEIMDPNLGGAYDSNSAWRAVELAMSCADPFSSKRPTMSQVISELKECIVCENSRMNNNGGIESQQVSIVLDTSVGPGAR; encoded by the exons ATGGAGAGTTCTCTTGTGCTTTGGTTGATGCTAATTGCAACTTTGGCCATCATTCATAGTGTTCAAGCTCAAGACCAACAAG GATTTATCAGTTTGGATTGTGGGCTACCTGAGAACGAACAGTCTCCTTATAACGACACTACCACGGGGCTGAACTTCTCCTCGGACGCAACATTCATCCAGAGTGGGAAAACTGGTAAGATTCAGGCAAGTTCGGTGGGTAGATTAATGAAGCCATACACAACGGTGAGATATTTTCCAGATGGAACACGTAACTGCTACAGTCTGAACGTGCAGTCGTGGCGTAGATATTTGATCAGGGCTACATTTACTTATGGAAATTACGATGGGCTTAACGTTCAACCGGTGTTCGATCTTTATCTTGGACCTAATCTATGGGCCACTATAGATTTCGAAACAGATGTGAATGGTACACGGAAAGAAatcttacacaccacaacatcAAACTCGTTGAATATTTGTCTTGTTAAGACCGGCGAAACTACACCGCTAATATCGACTTTGGAATTACGGCCAATGGAAAATAGTTGTTATATCACTAAATCTGGCTCCCTGTATCTACACCACCGGAGTTATCTTAGAAAGTCAGGATCTAATCTAAG GTACTCTAGCGATACCTACGATCGCATTTGGAGACCGTACTTTCAGATGGAATGGACCAACATTTCCACCGATCTGGACGTGTTCAGTTCCAACAAATATGCTCCACCCCAAGATGCACTAAAAAACGCTGCCACGCCTACTAATGCCAGCGCGCCACTGAAGATCGAATGGAGTTCAGCAAATCCTGATGCACAATATTACTTGTACACACACTTTGCTGAGCTCCAAGACTTGCAGGCAAATGAAACCAGGGAATTCAACATACTTTGGAATGGAGAAAATTATTATGGCCCTCTAACTCCTGGAAAGTATTCACTTACTATCCTTAGTCGGTCACCGAGAACTTGCGAAGGAGTGAGATGCAGTGTTCAGCTGATACGAACCAACATATCAACGCTTCCACCTCTACTTAATGCTTATGAAGTCTACACAGTCATTCAGTTTCCGCAGTCAGAAACCGATGAAAGCGACG TGAGTGCTACAAGAAGCATTGCTGCCAGCTATGCGTTAAGTAGAATCAACTGGCAAGGTGATCCATGCTTCCCTCAGCAGCTTAGGTGGGACGGTTTAAACTGCACAAACGCGGATGTGTCCGTGCCACCAAGAATCACCTCTTT AAACTTGTCTTCAAGTGGTTTAACTGGAACCATAGCAGCTGCCATTCAAAGTCTTACGCAACTAGAAAAACT GGACTTGTCGAACAATAACTTGACTGGAGGAGTGCCAGAGTTTCTAGGCAACATGAAATCTTTGATGTTCAT AAACTTGAGTGGGAACAATCTTAATGGATCAATTCCGCAAGCCTTACAAAGGAAAGGGCTGGAGCTAAC TGTCAAAGGAAACCCAAGGCTTCGTGTCTCCGATTCAAGTAGAAAGCCACTTAAGAAGAAAGTTTTTGTGTCAATTGTTGCATCAGTTGCTTCTGCAGCCATTGCCATTGCTGTATTGCTTCTTTTCCTTGTACACATAAAGAAAAGATCAAAGGCTGTAGAAG ATCTACCCCGGCCACAAAGTACGCCAACAGTGAATGATACATTTGCAAATAAGAACAGCAGAAGGTTCACATATTCAGAGGTCCTCAAAATGACAAATAACTTCCAAAGAGTTTTAGGTAAAGGAGGGTTCGGCATGGTGTATCACGGTTCTATAAACGGCTCTCAACAAGTGGCTGTTAAACTACTCTCTCAGTCTTCAACTCAAGGCTATAAAGAATTCAAAGCAGAG GTTGATCTTCTTCTAAGAGTTCACCATACAAATTTGGTGACCCTCGTCGGGTATTGCTATGAAGGAGATCACTTGGCCCTCATCTATGAGTTTCTGCCTAATGGAGACTTGAAACAACATTTGTCTG GAAAAGGAGGTAGACCTATCATCAACTGGAGAATTCGACTACAGATAGCTTTGGAGGCAGCGTTAG GACTGGAGTACTTACATATTGGATGCACACCACCAATGGTTCATAGAGATGTCAAAACTGCAAACATATTGTTAGATGAGAATTTCAAGACCAAACTCGCTGATTTTGGGCTCTCAAGATCTTTCCAAGGTGGATGTGAATCTCAGGATTCAACAGTGATTGCTGGTACTTGTGGATACCTTGATCCTGA atATTGCCGTACAAGTCGGTTGGCTGAGAAGAGTGATGTATATAGTTACGGGGTCGTGTTATTGGAGATGATCACAAACCAACCTGTGATTTCTGAAAAGTGTCACATAGCAGAATGGGTTGGCTCTACGCTTAAGAGAGGTGATATAACTGAGATCATGGATCCAAACCTTGGCGGGGCTTATGACTCTAACTCTGCGTGGAGAGCTGTTGAGCTGGCAATGTCATGCGCTGATCCTTTTTCCTCAAAACGACCAACCATGTCTCAGGTTATTAGCGAGCTAAAAGAGTGTATTGTGTGTGAAAACTCGAGGATGAATAACAATGGAGGGATAGAATCTCAACAAGTGAGCATTGTCTTGGATACTTCGGTGGGTCCTGGAGCAAGATAG
- the LOC103851567 gene encoding uncharacterized protein LOC103851567 — translation MRLFDPWPVFFKREWKRTWPFLTGFAVTGVLITKLTAGFTEEDAKNSKFVQQHRR, via the exons ATGAGGTTGTTCGATCCATGGCCAGTGTTCTTCAAGAGGGAATGGAAACGTACCTGGCCGTTCCTCACCGGTTTCGCCGTAACCGGCGTCCTCATCACCAAGCTCACCGCTGGATTCACTG AGGAAGACGCCAAGAACTCAAAGTTCGTCCAACAACACAGGCGGTAA
- the LOC103851566 gene encoding pumilio homolog 18-like, translating to MTTLPRSAAARASVEQESPVVPPPPRFIAPRRFVNLTEENRSLTNSLRSATSTLQETDTCMRSLRNLMTSEEDGGAAQFREVISELEAADLRRMAWFLTSHSGYFLTIARNKNGSYRLQKLLGKSNDVDTLFFAAFFRSFLDIMTDKEASFVVLQGLRVFSNVMKEALFPHILEHAVDLACDQHGCVALNRCITVLDDPYCRTFFLYAVVVNALPFSYHAYGNFVVQHVLDLNDLQCTRNIAVNLRGHCVELSFERYGSYIMEKLLDTKESMVVVVEELLKCEGGRLVRLARGTYGNFVVYKALKVAQAEIATRDDLFWGLVNKLKPFRDLLGASCSYTIATFLDSID from the coding sequence ATGACGACACTACCCCGTTCAGCCGCCGCAAGAGCATCCGTCGAACAAGAGTCTCCTGTGGTTCCTCCCCCTCCAAGATTCATCGCACCAAGAAGATTCGTCAATCTTACCGAAGAGAATCGATCGTTAACCAACTCACTTCGCTCTGCAACCTCTACACTTCAAGAAACGGACACGTGCATGCGATCGTTGCGCAACTTAATGACTAGCGAAGAAGACGGTGGTGCGGCTCAGTTTAGAGAGGTGATCTCAGAGTTAGAAGCAGCCGATCTTCGGAGGATGGCCTGGTTCCTGACGTCACACTCCGGCTACTTCTTGACCATCGCAAGAAACAAGAACGGCTCCTACCGCCTACAGAAGCTCCTCGGGAAATCAAACGACGTGGACACCTTATTCTTCGCCGCTTTCTTCCGCAGCTTCCTCGACATCATGACCGACAAGGAGGCGTCATTCGTTGTCCTCCAAGGGCTGCGAGTTTTCAGCAACGTGATGAAGGAGGCATTGTTCCCCCACATTCTCGAGCACGCGGTTGATCTGGCGTGTGACCAACACGGCTGCGTCGCGCTAAACCGTTGCATAACCGTGTTGGACGATCCTTACTGCAGAACCTTTTTCTTGTACGCGGTCGTGGTGAACGCCCTCCCCTTCAGCTACCATGCTTACGGGAACTTCGTGGTGCAACACGTGCTTGACCTAAATGACTTGCAATGCACGCGTAACATTGCGGTTAACCTCCGTGGACATTGCGTTGAGCTTTCGTTCGAGAGGTATGGAAGCTATATCATGGAGAAGCTTTTGGATACGAAGGAGTCGATGGTTGTGGTGGTGGAAGAGCTTTTGAAGTGCGAAGGAGGTAGGTTGGTGAGACTGGCGAGGGGTACGTATGGGAACTTCGTGGTGTACAAGGCACTTAAAGTCGCGCAGGCGGAGATTGCTACTAGGGATGATCTGTTTTGGGGTTTGGTGAATAAGCTCAAGCCTTTTCGTGATCTCTTGGGTGCGTCTTGCTCTTACACCATTGCAACATTCTTGGACTCGATTGATTAG